Within the Pseudomonas orientalis genome, the region GTGGGAGGGGGCTTGCCCCCGATGGCCGCGCATCAGTCAATGCATTGTTGACTGATCCACCGCTATCGGGGGCAAGCCCCCTCCCACATTGGTTGTTCAGTGTTCTGGTGGGCTGGGTCCCACATGTATGCACATGTCTATCCCCGACATTCCCCGCTTCAACTCGTCAGTCTTATCCCCTTCGATGTTTCTGTTTAGCGCCCGCGCCCCTATAATGGCTGCCTTTTTCGCCCAATGATTTGCGGAGCTGGTGATGGTCGAACGTATGGCGTCCGTCGAGCGCGACACTCTGGAAACCCAGATCAAAGCCTCGATCAACCTGGATGGCACCGGAAAGGCCCGATTTGATATCGGTGTACCTTTTCTTGAGCACATGCTGGACCAGATCGCCCGTCATGGGCTGATCGACCTGGATATTGTCAGCAAGGGCGACCTGCACATCGACGACCACCACACGGTGGAAGACGTGGGCATCACCCTCGGCCAGGCCTTTGCCAAGGCCATCGGCGACAAAAAAGGCATCCGTCGCTACGGCCACGCCTATGTCCCGCTGGACGAAGCGCTGTCGCGCGTCGTCATCGACTTCTCCGGCCGCCCAGGCCTGCAGATGCACGTGCCCTACACCCGCGCCACCGTGGGTGGCTTTGACGTCGACCTGTTCCAGGAATTCTTCCAGGGTTTCGTCAACCACGCCCTGGTCAGCCTGCACATCGACAACCTGCGCGGCACCAACACCCACCACCAGATCGAAACCGTGTTCAAGGCTTTCGGCCGCGCGCTGCGCATGGCCGTGGAGCTGGATGAGCGCATGGCCGGGCAAATGCCTTCGACCAAGGGCGTTCTGTAATGCAGACGGTCGCGGTTATCGATTACGGCATGGGTAACCTGCACTCGGTGGCCAAGGCCCTCGAGCACGTGGGTGCCGGCAAGGTGCTGATCACCAGCGATGCCAATGTGATTCGTGAAGCCGACCGCGTGGTGTTTCCAGGCGTTGGCGCGATTCGCGATTGCATGGCCGAGATCCGTCGCCTGGGCTTTGACAGCCTGGTGCGCGAAGTCAGCCAGGACCGTCCGTTCCTCGGTATCTGCGTGGGCATGCAAGCCTTGCTCGACAGCAGTGAAGAGAACGGCGGTGTCGACTGCATCGGTCTGTTTCCCGGCCAGGTGAAGTTCTTCGGCAAAGACCTGCATGAAGACGGCGAGCACCTCAAGGTGCCGCACATGGGCTGGAACGAAGTGCGTCGCGCGGTGGATCACCCGCTGTGGCACGAGATTCCGGACATGGCGCGCTTCTACTTTGTGCACAGCTATTACATCGCCGCCGGTAACCCGCGCCAGGTGGTGGGGGGCGGGCATTACGGCGTCGACTTCGCCGCCGCGCTGGCCGACGGTTCGCGCTTTGCCGTGCAGTTTCACCCGGAGAAGAGCCATACCCATGGCCTGCAATTGCTGCAGAACTTCGCCGCGTGGGATGGGCGCTGGTAAATGGCCAGGAAGTCGAAGCCGCCGATCTTGAACCTTGCGCCCGAGCAGGAGCGTGAGGCCACCGACAAGATCAAGCGTTTCATGGAAGACCGCTTCGAGCTCAAGCTGGGCTCGTTCGAGGTCGCCGAGATTCTCGAGCTGTTCACCACCGAAGTGGCACCGCACTATTACAACAGGGCGATTTTCGACACGCAGACGCTCCTTAAAGAAAGGTTCGAAAGCATCGAAAGCGACTTGTGGTCGCTTGAGAAACCCTGA harbors:
- the hisB gene encoding imidazoleglycerol-phosphate dehydratase HisB; protein product: MVERMASVERDTLETQIKASINLDGTGKARFDIGVPFLEHMLDQIARHGLIDLDIVSKGDLHIDDHHTVEDVGITLGQAFAKAIGDKKGIRRYGHAYVPLDEALSRVVIDFSGRPGLQMHVPYTRATVGGFDVDLFQEFFQGFVNHALVSLHIDNLRGTNTHHQIETVFKAFGRALRMAVELDERMAGQMPSTKGVL
- the hisH gene encoding imidazole glycerol phosphate synthase subunit HisH, whose translation is MQTVAVIDYGMGNLHSVAKALEHVGAGKVLITSDANVIREADRVVFPGVGAIRDCMAEIRRLGFDSLVREVSQDRPFLGICVGMQALLDSSEENGGVDCIGLFPGQVKFFGKDLHEDGEHLKVPHMGWNEVRRAVDHPLWHEIPDMARFYFVHSYYIAAGNPRQVVGGGHYGVDFAAALADGSRFAVQFHPEKSHTHGLQLLQNFAAWDGRW
- a CDS encoding DUF2164 domain-containing protein, with the translated sequence MARKSKPPILNLAPEQEREATDKIKRFMEDRFELKLGSFEVAEILELFTTEVAPHYYNRAIFDTQTLLKERFESIESDLWSLEKP